The following proteins are co-located in the Flavobacterium sp. CECT 9288 genome:
- a CDS encoding tail fiber protein: MKKAIVIFSLFFVSVVSAQNYNNILNYYFNGTPTNGVKIKTNLPVVVSSQMPTIRITGYNYGTAETIDLSLVYYIWCDSNCGDKSNYYFYYPKMSSSGSYTPVVYLSNENGKVVIYIDDKSYYQRFTVSAYAYGRGESSEWFQGWTASDEPIAGTMIAEIPYQNRFKGNVFLSGSGVWDAQGKVGIGTTAPDEKLTVKGKIHTQEVKVDMAGPLVPDYVFAPDYDLKPLSEVAQYIKENRHLPEIPSAKEIETNGLYLAEMNMKLLKKIEELTLYLMEQDKKITAQGKILDSILQDKSKKNDNQ, from the coding sequence ATGAAAAAAGCAATAGTTATTTTTAGTTTGTTTTTTGTGTCGGTAGTAAGCGCGCAAAATTACAACAACATTTTAAATTATTATTTTAACGGTACACCCACAAATGGCGTTAAAATCAAAACGAATTTACCGGTTGTTGTGAGTTCACAAATGCCTACTATACGAATTACGGGCTATAATTATGGCACTGCAGAGACTATTGATTTAAGTTTAGTTTATTATATATGGTGTGATAGTAATTGTGGTGATAAGTCCAATTATTATTTTTATTACCCAAAAATGTCTTCATCAGGGAGTTATACACCAGTGGTTTATTTATCAAATGAAAATGGAAAAGTAGTTATTTATATTGATGATAAGTCCTATTATCAAAGATTTACTGTTAGTGCTTATGCATACGGGAGAGGTGAATCTAGTGAATGGTTTCAAGGTTGGACAGCAAGTGATGAGCCAATTGCTGGCACAATGATTGCTGAAATTCCCTATCAAAACCGTTTTAAGGGAAATGTATTTTTATCAGGTTCTGGTGTTTGGGATGCGCAAGGTAAAGTAGGCATCGGCACCACCGCTCCAGATGAAAAATTGACCGTAAAAGGAAAAATTCATACCCAAGAAGTTAAAGTAGATATGGCAGGTCCACTAGTACCAGATTATGTTTTTGCTCCTGATTATGACTTGAAACCTTTGAGCGAAGTAGCGCAATACATAAAAGAAAACAGGCATTTACCTGAAATTCCTTCTGCAAAAGAAATAGAAACCAACGGATTGTATCTGGCCGAAATGAATATGAAGTTGCTCAAAAAGATAGAAGAGTTAACGCTTTACTTGATGGAACAGGATAAAAAAATTACGGCTCAGGGGAAAATTTTAGATTCGATTTTACAAGATAAATCAAAAAAAAATGATAATCAGTAA
- a CDS encoding tail fiber protein, with product MKKAMQVFCLFFVSLLSAQNYNNILNYYFNGVPNHGVKIKTNLPFQPGSQMPTINLNGYNYGTGESINLTVNYYIFARNAVFSDPNNFYFHVPSMSSHGSYTPKVFLAHENGKVVIYIDDKSYFQRFTVSAYAHGMGEAIEWFQGWTTSDDPIAGTMIVEVPYKNRFKGDIFLSGSGVWDAQGKVGIGTTAPDEKLTVKGKIHTQEVKVDMAGPLVPDYVFAPDYDLKSLSEVAQYIKENRHLPEIPSAKEIETNGLYLAEMNMKLLKKIEELTLYLMQQDKKNYELLFLLNKQEQRIQDLEKKSQQIRK from the coding sequence ATGAAGAAAGCAATGCAAGTTTTTTGTTTGTTTTTTGTGTCGCTACTCAGCGCGCAAAATTACAACAACATTTTAAATTATTATTTTAACGGTGTTCCTAATCACGGAGTTAAAATTAAAACTAATTTACCCTTTCAACCCGGTAGTCAAATGCCAACAATAAATTTAAATGGGTATAATTATGGTACAGGTGAATCAATTAATCTTACAGTTAATTATTATATTTTTGCTAGAAATGCTGTTTTTTCAGATCCAAATAATTTTTATTTTCACGTGCCTTCTATGTCGTCGCACGGAAGTTATACTCCAAAAGTTTTTCTAGCTCATGAAAATGGGAAGGTAGTTATTTACATAGATGATAAGTCGTATTTTCAAAGATTCACAGTAAGTGCATACGCACACGGAATGGGAGAAGCTATTGAATGGTTTCAAGGTTGGACAACAAGTGATGATCCAATTGCAGGAACTATGATCGTTGAAGTGCCATATAAAAATCGTTTTAAGGGTGACATATTTTTATCAGGTTCTGGTGTTTGGGATGCCCAAGGTAAAGTAGGCATTGGCACCACTGCTCCAGATGAAAAATTGACTGTAAAAGGAAAAATCCATACCCAAGAAGTTAAAGTAGATATGGCAGGACCACTGGTACCAGATTATGTTTTTGCTCCTGATTATGACTTGAAATCTTTGAGCGAAGTAGCGCAATACATAAAAGAAAACAGGCATTTGCCCGAAATTCCTTCTGCAAAAGAAATAGAAACTAATGGATTGTATCTGGCCGAAATGAATATGAAGTTGCTCAAAAAAATAGAGGAGTTAACGCTTTACTTGATGCAGCAGGATAAAAAGAATTATGAGTTATTGTTTCTCCTCAATAAACAAGAACAAAGAATACAAGATTTAGAGAAAAAAAGTCAACAAATTCGTAAATAA
- a CDS encoding transposase, translating to MSRKYKFGEKEGAYFISFATVNWIDVFTREDYFVCIIESLDYCRKNKGMEIYGYCIMPSHIHLIFRSSLGDPSGLIRDFKGFTSRKMLKILEENPQESRREWILWMFERAGKKNSNVLHRQFWQQNNKPIEIWSLKVFEQKLNYIHNNPIETGFVTDAIDWKYSSARNYGNHDQTILEIDIN from the coding sequence ATGAGTAGAAAATATAAGTTTGGAGAAAAAGAAGGGGCTTATTTTATAAGTTTTGCAACTGTTAATTGGATAGATGTTTTTACAAGAGAAGATTATTTTGTTTGTATTATTGAATCTTTAGATTATTGCAGGAAAAATAAAGGAATGGAAATATATGGTTATTGCATTATGCCAAGTCATATACATTTAATTTTTCGTTCTTCATTAGGTGATCCTTCAGGTTTGATAAGAGATTTTAAAGGGTTTACTTCTAGAAAAATGTTAAAAATACTAGAAGAGAACCCACAAGAAAGTAGAAGAGAATGGATTTTGTGGATGTTCGAAAGAGCTGGGAAGAAAAATAGTAATGTATTACATAGACAATTTTGGCAACAAAACAATAAACCAATAGAAATCTGGTCTTTAAAAGTATTTGAACAAAAGTTAAACTACATTCATAATAATCCCATTGAAACAGGTTTTGTAACTGACGCAATAGATTGGAAGTATAGTAGTGCAAGGAATTATGGTAATCATGACCAAACAATTTTAGAAATAGATATTAATTAA
- a CDS encoding RHS repeat domain-containing protein yields MKKYIFFFVLLPLFSFSQSITSSDLILTGSGGGSGNITVTNNVLTVTFSGSWSPQAMKTGVIKVINASQALPDLDLGPIPNGNVLTGYKAKIENNNLVFYSPFFLSGINTTVSVPILGGASGVSASLTLPNLYSCVPSGGGGSSGEVTVSNGIATLYLSGGWDNTCNLRTGILATFSTSVPDVEFGILSGSNNNPTAYGARISDNNLIIYLVGTMPAVPGGCGLSYSKNLGDFIVLSDSTNHWTHQTSYDINGNIINSSRTFFDDLGKSDVSLSKDFQNNKVWGTETIFDEKGRPFRTSFIAPSTSNSFEKTSFLRAYGTTGTGSFPQQTSIVDPISTNQNVRATQLITASSTIAAGTTVSFTAPQIVLTKNFTAGPGFTATAAIVNEDVAQPNLYQYYSDANTAEPYQATATHPFSEVVYDELNPGNTVKVIGGNKINGDWKNGFSYTLPAAQEMYYAFGAAYFDGDIQSQGEVVVTKFFKTVVQDANGIENVSFSDGEGKVLATGTSGRGSAYPVLSLIGTQGFIDVHIPQGVVPATLIGSASDYKIYNLKTGALHTGSLSAGNFYRIEAVIVPTAEPEAYITSGGGVTYSAGAKGVTYTVNYADFALNYYDKTGRLSKTIQPKGYQNNTSIVATPAHTLATTYTYNTLGQVIAVSSPDEGSSRFAYRKDGQIRYSQNALQSDTQVSYTEYDSLGRPIESGVITGTAGMWAAAIANPDGTLLTGTRSEQTFTIYDDYKDFTTSYAVPANLDLAALLTSRGLNPGQYIPNNLSGNVAVTFNDTSFTWYSYDLYGRTEWVVQNILGFGLKTVHYTFDENGRIKKVIYQKDTPSEMFVHQYTYQIDGSLLTVATSVDNINFKEHAKYKYYQTGELKRVELAQGLQGIDYVYTLGGALKSINHPSLEKAKDPGGDANDVFGITLDYYNGDYLRSDRNISTSPTVAGLNQDNYDGNIKASRWANRQKDVPNPLAEASASNAAQQRGYMYNYNANNWLTQSSFGNVSGNAISPATAFKEGDITYDKNGNILTLQRAKEDGTVIDNFTYKYDKGNNQLTHVDDAVVGNTDLQDLKDQNTNNYVYDVLGRMTENVTEGLKYTYNTQGLVTKVEKGSLYVITFGYNERGHRIWKSENFNSGNTINTEYYAVDLAGNAMGLYYKSSGRIPTALYQKENPIFGASRLGVFTRGRIINGKQTASKSSYEITDHLGNVRAVIQENPNVFSILLSYADYYAFGEQLPSRNTTSDYRYAFQGQELDKETGMEAFQLRLWDGRIGRWLSPDPYGQYASPYLGMGNNPVSMVDPDGGKTIDPPLKGVVLKEVVVYNTRVAKPRDVSKDLSYVFKAPIFNFPLAPRVGDDWWWNKLAIDGSRYGEHNGFKFLLNDGGYAVKNLGPVPLGGTISVGPGGGGVNLLKNLRPNELLKLGKNLRNVIKKGRAPKGVERVDIPKLDPLGNPIHNQKVHLHLKDGRALNLDGTWKHGEGEVSKNILEWIKSFID; encoded by the coding sequence ATGAAAAAATACATTTTCTTTTTTGTTTTATTACCTTTATTTAGCTTCTCTCAATCCATAACCTCTTCAGACCTTATATTAACAGGAAGTGGAGGTGGAAGTGGTAATATTACAGTTACAAACAATGTTTTGACAGTTACTTTTTCGGGTTCTTGGTCGCCGCAGGCAATGAAAACTGGGGTAATAAAAGTAATAAATGCTTCACAAGCTCTACCAGATCTGGATTTAGGACCTATTCCAAATGGTAATGTACTTACCGGATATAAAGCAAAGATTGAAAATAATAATTTAGTTTTTTATTCGCCTTTTTTTCTTAGCGGTATTAATACAACAGTATCGGTTCCAATTCTTGGAGGTGCATCAGGTGTTTCTGCTTCTTTAACTTTACCTAATCTTTATTCATGTGTTCCCTCTGGAGGTGGCGGAAGCAGTGGAGAAGTTACGGTGAGTAATGGAATAGCTACCTTATATTTAAGTGGTGGCTGGGACAATACTTGTAATTTACGGACAGGAATATTAGCTACATTTAGTACATCAGTTCCGGATGTCGAATTTGGAATATTATCAGGCTCAAATAACAATCCGACAGCTTACGGAGCAAGGATTTCGGATAATAATTTAATTATTTATCTTGTAGGAACCATGCCTGCTGTACCTGGTGGCTGTGGTCTAAGCTACAGCAAAAACCTTGGTGATTTTATAGTTTTAAGTGATAGTACCAACCACTGGACGCACCAGACCTCCTATGATATTAATGGTAATATTATAAATTCATCAAGAACCTTTTTTGATGACCTAGGAAAATCAGATGTGAGTTTATCTAAAGATTTTCAAAACAATAAGGTTTGGGGTACCGAAACTATTTTTGATGAAAAAGGGAGGCCATTTAGAACCTCATTTATTGCACCGTCGACCTCAAATTCTTTCGAAAAAACAAGTTTTTTAAGAGCGTATGGAACTACGGGTACAGGGAGTTTTCCGCAACAAACATCAATTGTAGATCCTATTTCTACTAATCAAAATGTAAGGGCTACCCAATTGATAACAGCTTCATCAACTATTGCGGCGGGCACTACAGTTAGTTTTACCGCTCCTCAAATAGTATTGACTAAAAATTTCACAGCGGGTCCAGGTTTTACGGCTACTGCAGCTATCGTAAATGAGGATGTTGCGCAACCTAATCTTTACCAATACTATAGCGATGCCAACACTGCTGAGCCTTATCAGGCAACGGCCACGCATCCTTTTTCCGAGGTTGTTTATGATGAATTGAATCCAGGAAATACTGTTAAGGTAATTGGGGGCAATAAAATCAATGGCGACTGGAAGAATGGATTTAGCTATACGCTACCTGCCGCTCAAGAAATGTATTATGCCTTTGGTGCAGCTTATTTTGATGGTGATATACAGTCACAAGGAGAGGTAGTAGTGACTAAGTTTTTTAAAACAGTAGTGCAAGACGCTAATGGAATAGAAAACGTGAGCTTCTCAGATGGTGAAGGTAAGGTTTTGGCCACTGGTACTTCAGGTAGAGGCAGTGCCTATCCTGTGTTATCGTTAATTGGGACACAGGGATTTATTGACGTACATATTCCGCAAGGAGTTGTACCAGCAACCTTGATTGGTTCTGCTTCTGATTATAAAATATACAACCTAAAAACGGGTGCTTTACACACAGGAAGTTTATCAGCAGGTAATTTTTATAGAATTGAAGCCGTTATTGTGCCTACTGCTGAACCAGAGGCCTATATTACTAGCGGAGGAGGAGTAACCTATAGTGCTGGAGCAAAAGGAGTGACATATACCGTAAATTATGCAGACTTTGCTTTAAATTATTATGATAAAACAGGACGCTTGAGTAAAACCATTCAACCCAAGGGTTATCAAAACAATACTTCAATTGTGGCTACGCCAGCACATACTTTAGCCACAACTTACACCTACAATACATTAGGTCAGGTTATAGCTGTGTCAAGTCCAGATGAAGGGAGCAGTAGGTTTGCTTACCGTAAAGATGGGCAGATACGCTATTCTCAAAATGCTTTACAAAGTGATACTCAAGTGTCTTACACAGAGTATGATAGTTTGGGTAGACCTATTGAAAGTGGTGTGATTACTGGTACTGCTGGAATGTGGGCTGCGGCAATTGCTAATCCTGACGGTACATTACTGACAGGAACCCGCTCTGAGCAAACATTTACTATTTATGATGATTACAAGGATTTTACAACCAGTTATGCTGTTCCTGCTAATTTAGATTTGGCTGCACTTCTTACCTCTAGAGGGTTGAACCCTGGACAGTACATTCCAAATAATTTATCAGGGAATGTTGCGGTAACCTTCAACGATACTTCATTTACGTGGTACAGCTATGATTTGTATGGACGTACGGAGTGGGTGGTACAAAACATCTTGGGTTTTGGACTTAAAACGGTACATTATACTTTTGATGAAAATGGCAGAATCAAAAAAGTAATTTATCAAAAAGATACACCTAGTGAAATGTTTGTACATCAGTACACCTATCAAATTGATGGTTCACTTTTAACAGTAGCAACTTCTGTAGACAATATAAATTTTAAAGAGCATGCCAAGTATAAGTATTACCAAACAGGAGAGTTAAAACGTGTAGAACTTGCTCAGGGACTACAAGGAATTGATTATGTGTATACTCTAGGGGGTGCATTAAAAAGTATCAATCATCCTAGTTTAGAAAAAGCAAAGGATCCAGGTGGTGATGCCAATGATGTTTTTGGGATTACGCTTGATTATTACAATGGAGATTACTTGCGATCCGATAGAAACATCAGTACATCGCCTACGGTAGCAGGTTTAAATCAAGACAATTATGATGGGAACATCAAGGCTAGCCGTTGGGCCAACAGGCAAAAAGACGTTCCCAACCCTTTGGCAGAAGCCTCAGCCTCAAATGCGGCACAACAACGTGGCTATATGTACAATTACAATGCTAATAACTGGTTGACTCAATCCAGTTTTGGAAACGTAAGCGGCAATGCCATTTCGCCTGCCACGGCATTTAAAGAAGGAGACATTACCTATGATAAAAACGGTAACATCCTTACTTTGCAACGAGCCAAAGAAGACGGAACAGTCATTGATAATTTTACCTATAAATACGATAAAGGCAACAACCAACTAACACATGTGGATGATGCTGTAGTAGGTAATACCGATTTACAAGACCTTAAAGACCAGAACACGAATAACTACGTTTATGATGTATTGGGTAGAATGACTGAGAATGTTACCGAAGGATTAAAGTATACCTATAATACTCAAGGATTGGTTACTAAAGTAGAGAAAGGTTCACTATATGTCATTACTTTTGGATATAATGAAAGAGGTCATCGTATTTGGAAATCAGAAAATTTTAATTCAGGAAACACGATCAATACAGAATATTATGCAGTAGATTTAGCCGGAAATGCAATGGGATTGTATTACAAATCTTCTGGGAGAATACCAACTGCACTATATCAAAAAGAAAATCCTATCTTTGGAGCTTCGAGGTTGGGAGTTTTTACAAGAGGCAGAATCATAAATGGTAAGCAGACAGCTAGTAAAAGCAGTTATGAAATCACGGATCATTTGGGGAATGTGCGAGCGGTGATACAAGAAAACCCTAATGTGTTCTCTATTTTACTGAGTTATGCTGATTATTATGCCTTTGGAGAGCAGTTGCCAAGCCGTAACACTACCTCAGACTACCGTTATGCCTTTCAAGGGCAGGAGCTGGATAAGGAAACGGGTATGGAAGCCTTTCAGTTGAGGCTTTGGGATGGAAGAATTGGAAGATGGTTGAGTCCAGATCCGTATGGTCAATATGCTAGTCCTTATTTGGGGATGGGGAATAATCCTGTTTCAATGGTAGATCCTGACGGAGGAAAAACAATTGACCCGCCATTAAAAGGTGTTGTACTTAAAGAAGTTGTAGTATATAATACTAGAGTAGCAAAACCAAGAGATGTTAGTAAAGATTTATCTTATGTTTTTAAAGCTCCAATTTTTAATTTTCCACTTGCCCCAAGAGTAGGGGATGATTGGTGGTGGAATAAGTTAGCTATTGATGGATCAAGATATGGAGAACATAATGGATTTAAGTTTTTATTAAACGATGGTGGTTACGCCGTTAAAAATCTCGGTCCTGTTCCTCTTGGAGGGACAATATCTGTGGGACCTGGAGGAGGGGGTGTTAACCTTCTAAAGAATTTAAGGCCTAATGAATTATTAAAATTAGGTAAAAATTTACGTAACGTTATTAAAAAAGGAAGAGCGCCTAAAGGGGTTGAGAGAGTGGATATACCTAAATTAGACCCTTTAGGTAATCCAATACATAATCAGAAGGTACATTTACATTTAAAAGATGGTAGAGCTTTAAATTTAGATGGGACATGGAAACATGGAGAGGGTGAAGTTTCAAAAAACATACTTGAGTGGATTAAAAGTTTTATAGATTAA
- a CDS encoding OmpH family outer membrane protein, giving the protein MKKIPLYSSIAALVISLLALYFSKSSSELVYVDVNKLITGYEKTKIAKAEFDKKANLMKANVDSLVGNWQKELKNYEKERTSLSPKELKLKQELLSNKQQQINGYQEAIQKKIQEEDKKVTQTVINDINDYIKEYGKSHSYKIIFGASGGGNIMYADESTDLTEEILKGLNAEYGKK; this is encoded by the coding sequence ATGAAAAAAATTCCTTTATATTCTTCAATTGCAGCGCTGGTTATAAGTTTGTTAGCTCTTTATTTTTCTAAATCAAGTTCAGAATTAGTTTACGTTGATGTTAATAAATTGATTACTGGTTACGAAAAAACAAAAATTGCTAAGGCCGAATTTGATAAAAAAGCGAATCTAATGAAAGCAAATGTAGATTCATTAGTTGGTAATTGGCAAAAAGAATTAAAAAATTACGAAAAAGAAAGGACTTCATTATCTCCAAAAGAGTTGAAACTAAAACAAGAATTGTTATCAAATAAACAGCAGCAAATTAACGGCTACCAAGAAGCGATTCAAAAAAAGATTCAGGAAGAAGATAAAAAGGTTACCCAAACCGTTATCAATGATATTAATGACTACATCAAAGAATATGGTAAAAGCCATAGCTATAAAATTATCTTTGGAGCCAGTGGTGGTGGAAATATCATGTATGCTGATGAATCCACTGATTTGACAGAAGAAATTTTAAAAGGCTTGAATGCGGAGTATGGTAAAAAATAG
- a CDS encoding prepilin-type N-terminal cleavage/methylation domain-containing protein translates to MNTTSKNKIPSFNLQEMLIVLAIIGILLLIALPNLMPLITKAKSVEAQVQLKAIYNAEKQYFFMYSKYSQNLTEIDFEIPKTVKENGSANYTYEIIQATTNEFKVRATALTDFNGNGVFNVWEIDQNGTPKQTTSD, encoded by the coding sequence ATGAACACTACATCAAAAAACAAAATACCATCCTTCAACCTACAAGAAATGCTAATCGTGTTGGCTATCATAGGTATCTTATTGCTTATTGCATTACCTAACTTGATGCCACTGATTACCAAAGCTAAAAGTGTAGAAGCCCAAGTACAACTCAAAGCAATTTACAATGCGGAGAAACAATATTTTTTCATGTATTCAAAATACAGCCAAAACCTGACAGAAATTGACTTTGAAATTCCCAAAACTGTCAAAGAAAATGGTAGTGCCAATTACACTTATGAAATTATTCAAGCTACTACTAACGAATTCAAAGTAAGAGCCACAGCCTTGACAGATTTTAATGGCAATGGAGTTTTTAATGTATGGGAAATCGATCAAAATGGAACTCCAAAACAAACTACTAGCGACTAA
- a CDS encoding general secretion pathway protein, which produces MMLLLLLTLTWVTLALITIQDYKDRSVYWFLYGLVGLLVFGIQLIQNPIYSALFNSLSNLIFISILLLFAALYSKIRFKKRLINESLGLGDILFFIAISFAFAPISFLILFVFSLLFSLVLHLFLNHKKKAATVPLAGHMALFFGIVYAVLFFTKDYSVYAY; this is translated from the coding sequence ATGATGCTACTGCTATTACTAACGCTAACATGGGTCACCCTTGCATTAATTACCATACAAGATTACAAAGATAGAAGTGTCTACTGGTTTTTATATGGGTTAGTTGGGTTGTTGGTATTTGGAATTCAATTGATTCAAAACCCTATTTACTCGGCACTTTTTAACAGCTTAAGCAATCTTATTTTTATTAGTATCTTGCTGCTTTTTGCCGCTCTGTATTCTAAAATTCGGTTCAAAAAACGATTAATTAATGAGTCCTTAGGTCTTGGAGACATCCTTTTCTTTATTGCCATTTCTTTTGCTTTTGCTCCTATTTCATTTCTTATTCTTTTTGTTTTTTCATTGCTATTTTCCTTAGTCCTTCATTTATTCCTAAATCATAAAAAAAAAGCAGCAACAGTTCCGTTAGCAGGTCATATGGCGTTGTTTTTTGGAATCGTATATGCGGTGCTCTTTTTTACTAAGGATTATTCCGTATATGCTTATTAA
- a CDS encoding GspE/PulE family protein: MIDFNLPFSIQQLVTPEQAFHYRIIPFALQQGVTVLKTDHPELHQLQMELTILWNTPIEIVFDTTENINRYLSTNYRQTQSESITEIHYTTDFLEKIVINAKEIGSSDIHFEPYEKNARVRFRLDGKLKEQFNIAFDEYPILINKIKIRAQLDISEKRLPQDGRITIQTNTEDFDIRVSILPTLHGEKVVLRILSKDTSHIDINALGFTENELTLYQENIRKPNGIILISGPTGSGKTTTLYATLKKLNLPNTNILTVEDPIEYTLEGINQVQLRENIGLDFAATLRTFLRQDPDIIMVGEIRDVNTANMAIRAALTGHLVLSTIHTNSAWATVSRLIDMGIPPFLIASTLNISVAQRLIRKLCDYCKVENVIDNNLFPIGFKVPTTLTKHHRAVGCDRCYHTGYSGRKAIYELLPIDVILSEKIKNNQLSIDSYLDENKINTLKSNAIQLIQEGTTSVEEVFSLLL; encoded by the coding sequence ATGATTGATTTCAACCTCCCCTTTTCTATACAACAACTGGTCACTCCAGAACAAGCTTTTCATTACCGAATTATTCCTTTTGCGCTCCAACAAGGAGTTACTGTACTAAAAACGGATCATCCTGAATTGCATCAACTGCAAATGGAATTGACAATTTTATGGAACACCCCTATTGAAATAGTATTTGATACGACCGAGAACATCAATCGTTATTTGAGTACGAATTACAGGCAAACCCAATCCGAAAGTATCACCGAAATCCATTATACTACTGATTTTTTGGAGAAAATCGTTATTAATGCAAAGGAAATTGGGAGCAGTGACATCCATTTTGAGCCTTATGAAAAAAATGCAAGGGTGAGATTTAGGCTAGATGGAAAACTGAAAGAACAGTTTAATATTGCTTTTGATGAATACCCTATTCTTATTAATAAAATCAAAATTCGAGCACAACTGGATATATCTGAAAAAAGATTACCACAAGATGGCCGAATAACCATACAAACTAACACGGAAGATTTTGATATTCGTGTCTCTATACTCCCCACTTTACATGGAGAGAAGGTGGTGCTACGTATCCTAAGCAAGGATACCAGTCATATAGACATCAATGCATTAGGTTTTACAGAAAATGAATTAACACTGTACCAAGAAAACATACGAAAACCAAACGGTATTATTTTAATTTCAGGACCAACGGGTTCAGGGAAAACGACGACTTTGTATGCTACCTTAAAAAAGCTAAACCTTCCTAATACCAATATACTTACAGTTGAAGACCCCATTGAATATACACTCGAAGGCATCAACCAAGTGCAGCTAAGAGAAAATATAGGACTTGACTTTGCTGCCACCTTGAGGACTTTTTTAAGACAAGATCCTGATATTATAATGGTGGGTGAAATTAGAGACGTTAATACCGCCAATATGGCCATTCGAGCCGCTCTTACTGGGCATTTAGTACTCTCTACCATACACACAAATTCTGCTTGGGCAACTGTATCAAGATTAATTGATATGGGCATACCCCCTTTTCTAATTGCTAGTACACTGAATATAAGTGTTGCTCAGCGATTGATTCGTAAACTATGTGATTATTGTAAAGTTGAAAATGTTATTGATAATAATTTATTCCCGATAGGTTTTAAAGTACCAACTACCCTAACTAAACATCACCGAGCAGTCGGATGTGATCGATGTTATCATACTGGATATTCAGGTAGAAAGGCTATCTATGAACTACTACCTATTGACGTTATTTTATCCGAGAAAATAAAAAACAATCAACTTTCTATTGACAGCTACTTAGACGAAAATAAAATCAATACCCTTAAAAGCAATGCTATTCAATTAATCCAAGAAGGAACTACTTCTGTAGAAGAAGTTTTTTCCTTACTATTATAA